The genomic segment TCAAACTCCGCGACAAGGAAAACTTGAACTACCTCGGCGTGATCAACACCGATTACACCGCCCCGCGCGATTCGAATCAGGACGCGCGTTTTGTCTACTCCGGCACGGTGGGGAAGTTGCTGCCATCGTTTTACATCCTCGGCGCGCGGACTCACGTTGGCGAGGTCTATCGCGGGGTAGACGCGTCGCATATTGCGGCGGAACTGGTCAGCCGTATCAACCTCAGCCTCGAATGGGTCGACTCGTGGCAGGGCTTGCTGGGAGGGGAGGAGGTCGCCGAAGTTGCCCCTCCGCCGGTGACGTTGCGGATGCGCGACCTCAAGTCTTCGTACAATGTGGAAACGGCTGGCGAAGCGTTTGTGTATTTCAACTGGCTCACCTTGACTCTCGCGCCCGATCACGCCATGACCAAAATGAGGGAAGCCGCTCGCGCCGCGCTGGAGGCGGTTCGTTTCAGGCAGGAGGAATCGTTCAAAGAGTTTTCTCGGCGCGGCGGGCAAACGCGTTCTCCGCTCAAGTGGCACTCGGTTGTGTTCGATTACGCTTCGCTGTGCGAGCAGGCGCAAGCTTGCTGGAACGAGGAGAATGCGGGCGGGGATTTTGCAGAATGGCTGAAAAAACGCATTGAAAAATACGCCGCTCTGACAACAGACCGACGCGAATTGAGCCGCATGATCGTCGCCGAGTTGGCGAAGGTTGCCAAACTCGGCGGACCCGCCGTCGTTGCGTTTTTCTCGCCGCCGTATTATCCGTCCATTGCGCCGCGGGAGAATCAGGTCACACGCGCGATGAATGCCGCGCTGGCGCAGCAGGTTGAGGCGCCGATTCAGAAGCGTGGTTTTTATCCGTATATTTCTGATTTGAGTTATGTCCAGTTGGAATCGAGTGTGCAAATCGAATCGCTCTCGAAGAATATGCCGTTGTTTGGGTTGAAGAATTCTTCAGGCGAGTTGGCATCTGCGCTCGATGAAAAAAAGTTGGAGGAGATCCGCGCGTTGAATTGCGCGGTCGTCAATATCGGTCCGTTTGGGAGCGACGCGCATGGGTTGTACGAGAGAGTCCACATGCCGTATTCGTTCGAGACGGTTCCACAGATTATTTTCGAGACAATACACAGCGTATTGAAGGAGGCGACGACATGATCGTTGGTATACCCAAAGAGACGCGCCCGTTTGAATACCGGGTGGGGTTGAATCCCGCCGGGGCTGAGATTCTCGCCCAACACGGGCATCAGGTGTGCGTCGAGAGAGATGCGGGTGTGGGAGCGGGGTTCAAGGACCGGGAGTACGAATCGGCCGGCGCGCGCATCGTCTACTCCGGCGAGGAAATCTTCGCCCGCGCCGACCTGGTTTTGAAGGTGGCTCGTCCATTGCGAAACGAGCTGGATTGGCTGAAGCCCGGCGCGGCGATCGCGGGCTTGTTGCATCTTGCCTCGGCGCGGCGCGACAAGGTGGAGGCGTTGCTCGAAAAGAAAGTCACGTCCATCGCGTACGAGCAGATCCAATTGGCAGATGGATCACTGCCGCTCTTGCGACCGTTCAGCCAGATCGCGGGGAGCATGACGGCGCAAGTGGCGGCGAGGTTGTTGCAAAATAATTGGGGCGGCAAGGGAATTTTGCTCGGCGGCGCGCCGAGTGTTCCGCCCGCCGAAGTGTTGATCCTGGGTTCGGGCGTGGTTGCCACGCATGCGGCGCAGGCGTTCCTTGGGCTGGGCGCGCACGTGACCGTGATGAGCGACGATCTCGACGGATTGCAAAAACTTCTCGATCGGTTTCCCGGCATCGTCACGATGATGTCTACGAAGCGAAATATCGAACGCGCCACCACGTATGCGGATGTAGTCGTCGGCGCGGCGCTGATCACAGGCGCGCGAACGCCGATCCTGGTCACGCGCGACATGGTGAGCGCGATGAAGCCCCGCTCGGTGGTCATTGACGTGAGCATCGATCAGGGCGGGTGTTTTGAAACCTCGCGCCCGACCACGCACGACCAGCCGACGTTTGTCGACGAAGGCGTAATCCATTATTGCGTGCCGAATATGCCCGGTGTTGTGGCGCGCACGGCGACGCACGCGTTCGTCAATGCCGCCATGCCTTATTTGATTCGGATGACCGACGATGGGATAGCCCCCGCGATTGCGAACGACCCCGCGCTCGAACGAGGCGTCAACACGCATCAGGGCGGGCTTGTTCATCTCACCCTGCTCGAGGAGCGATAACATGGATTGGACAAAGATCTACGAATCGCGCGTCATATCGGCGCGGGAAGCGGTGCAAGCGGTCAAATCCAACAGCCGCATTTTTTTGACCGGCAACGTGTCGGTGCCGCAAAAACTTCTTGGCGCGTTGGCAGACTACGCCCCAAATCTTTCGGAGGTGGAAATTTGCCAGGCGCTGACGATCGGTCCTGCCGAGTACGTCAAGCCCGAACTCGAGGGACATTTGCGCGTCAACACGATGTTCATCAGCGCGAACGTGCGGAAAGCCGTGCAAAGCGGCAAGGCGGATTTCACCCCGGTTCTTCTTTCGGAATTTCCTCTGCTCTTCAAGCGCGGCATTCTCCCGCTGGATGCGGCGCTCATCCACGTTTCGCCTCCCGACGAGCATGGCTTTTGCAGTTTGGGCGTCGAAGTCGGGCTGACGAAATCTGCCGCGGAAACGGCGAAGATCATCATTGCCGAGGTGAACCAGCAAATGCCGCGCACGCTGGGCGACGCGTTCATCCACGTCAGCCGCCTGACGCATATTGTGCCGGTGGATTATCCCATTCCGGAAGTGCCGATGGGAGACGAGGGCGACCCCGCCATTGTGCAGAAGATCGCGGGCTTCATCGCCGAACTCATCCCCGACGGCGCGACGATGCAAATGGGGATCGGCGCGATCCCCGACGCGGTGTTGAAATACCTGCGCGACAAAAAAGACCTCGGCGTGCACAGCGAGTTATTTTCGGACGGCGTGATCGATCTGGTCAACGAAGGCGTGTTGACCGGCGCGCGCAAATCCCTGCATCCGGGCAAGATCATCGCGGGCTTCATCCTCGGCACGAAAAAATTGTACGATTGGGTGGACGATAACCCGCTCATCGAACTGCATCGCACGGAATACATCAACGACCCGTTCGTCATCGCGCAGAACGAGCGCATGGTGGCGATCAACTCTGCCATTGAAGTTGACCTCACCGGTCAAGTCTGCGCCGACAGCATCGGACCCAAGTTATACAGCGGCGTGGGCGGTCAATTGGATTTTATCTACGGCGCGTCGCGCTCGAAGGGCGGGGTGCCGGTCATTGCCCTGCCGAGCACGACCATGCTGAAAGATGGTACACTGGTGAGCCGCATCGCCGGGATGTTGAAACAAGGCGCGGGTGTGGTGACCAGCCGCAATCACGTCCGATTCGTGGTGACCGAGTACGGCGTGGCTGACCTGTACGGCAAATCCATCCGCCAGCGCGCGGGGCAGTTGATCGGCATCGCGCATCCCGATTTCCGCGCCGAGTTGGAAAAGCAGGCGAACGAATTGCATTATCTTTAAGTGCGTCAGAGCGGATGGTATCGCGC from the Candidatus Defluviilinea gracilis genome contains:
- a CDS encoding M20/M25/M40 family metallo-hydrolase produces the protein MMKYSSRWFDTVREMTATLVAIPSVSPDAEAENRCAERIREMLSVDSLSPTFWDTNDGRKNIACLLKSEDPNNMGATIVLMSHFDTVGVEDFARFGDSNLAFQPDELAKIMQATLEQKESLTSAEQSALTALHSGEWMFGRGSVDMKSGVAVNIAIMREFARTRENGKRLIDELAGNLLFLSCPDEETESTGILSAVPELLKLRDKENLNYLGVINTDYTAPRDSNQDARFVYSGTVGKLLPSFYILGARTHVGEVYRGVDASHIAAELVSRINLSLEWVDSWQGLLGGEEVAEVAPPPVTLRMRDLKSSYNVETAGEAFVYFNWLTLTLAPDHAMTKMREAARAALEAVRFRQEESFKEFSRRGGQTRSPLKWHSVVFDYASLCEQAQACWNEENAGGDFAEWLKKRIEKYAALTTDRRELSRMIVAELAKVAKLGGPAVVAFFSPPYYPSIAPRENQVTRAMNAALAQQVEAPIQKRGFYPYISDLSYVQLESSVQIESLSKNMPLFGLKNSSGELASALDEKKLEEIRALNCAVVNIGPFGSDAHGLYERVHMPYSFETVPQIIFETIHSVLKEATT
- the ald gene encoding alanine dehydrogenase encodes the protein MIVGIPKETRPFEYRVGLNPAGAEILAQHGHQVCVERDAGVGAGFKDREYESAGARIVYSGEEIFARADLVLKVARPLRNELDWLKPGAAIAGLLHLASARRDKVEALLEKKVTSIAYEQIQLADGSLPLLRPFSQIAGSMTAQVAARLLQNNWGGKGILLGGAPSVPPAEVLILGSGVVATHAAQAFLGLGAHVTVMSDDLDGLQKLLDRFPGIVTMMSTKRNIERATTYADVVVGAALITGARTPILVTRDMVSAMKPRSVVIDVSIDQGGCFETSRPTTHDQPTFVDEGVIHYCVPNMPGVVARTATHAFVNAAMPYLIRMTDDGIAPAIANDPALERGVNTHQGGLVHLTLLEER
- a CDS encoding acetyl-CoA hydrolase/transferase family protein translates to MDWTKIYESRVISAREAVQAVKSNSRIFLTGNVSVPQKLLGALADYAPNLSEVEICQALTIGPAEYVKPELEGHLRVNTMFISANVRKAVQSGKADFTPVLLSEFPLLFKRGILPLDAALIHVSPPDEHGFCSLGVEVGLTKSAAETAKIIIAEVNQQMPRTLGDAFIHVSRLTHIVPVDYPIPEVPMGDEGDPAIVQKIAGFIAELIPDGATMQMGIGAIPDAVLKYLRDKKDLGVHSELFSDGVIDLVNEGVLTGARKSLHPGKIIAGFILGTKKLYDWVDDNPLIELHRTEYINDPFVIAQNERMVAINSAIEVDLTGQVCADSIGPKLYSGVGGQLDFIYGASRSKGGVPVIALPSTTMLKDGTLVSRIAGMLKQGAGVVTSRNHVRFVVTEYGVADLYGKSIRQRAGQLIGIAHPDFRAELEKQANELHYL